The genomic segment TCCCCGTTTCAGTTTGCTCATCCTGGAGTCCGCGCCTCCCTCTACCCCCTCATCCCCCAAGCCCAGACCAGCCCTTCCTCACCAAACCACCATGCAGCACAGTGAGATGTGCCGAAGCCGCGGAGTCCGGAACAGGTCTAGGTAGGAAGGTCTTCGGACCACCCGCTCCCTAGTGGCCACTTTGTTCAGGgtctggtgggggaggaggagagttTGTGACATTGGAATTGGCTTTGCAGCCTTAGCAAGGCACACAgctctctctgggtctctgttccTCCCTTCTGCAGTAGGGGGGTGGGGATGCACAAGAGAGCTTGAGTAGGGTAGTTTCTAAGTCAAGGGTGTGGCCCACCAGAGCCAGGTAGGGCATCCTGAAGAGTTTGGGACTCCCCACTGGAGAGACAGGGATGACTTTCCTGCACACACAATGGGCCCCGGGAAAGGGGCACTTCACataggccacacacacacatgcacacacatgactCGCATGCACTCACACCGCATGTTCACCCTCACCTCCCAGCTCAGGCTGTCCTCACCCGCTGGTCGCCCATTGAGTCTGGCGCAGTGGAGCAGGTACTTGTGGGCCTCCTCCACACGGCCTTGGGTCAGAAGCCAACGGGCAGACTCAGGCACCCACCTGGAGCAGGAGCCCTCCAGTCAGTCAGCACCCTAAGCCATACCCCCTACCCATCTTTCCCCAACACACCGCACGCTGGCAGCCTCCAGGCTCTGGCTCACACAGTCCGCTCCACCTGGAATGTCTTCTCCTTTCCAAACCCTCCTGACCTGGTGAACTTTTATTCCTCCTTTAAGACCAAATTTAAAAGCTACCTCTGCCCACACTCCCTTTCCTAGGCCCAGGTCCCCCACAGTCTGGCCTCAGCCCTAAGACCTCAGCCACCAGCACCAGCCACCCACTTCTCCCACAAAAGACAGGAGAGCACAGGATAAAGGAGAGACATACAGACATACCGAGAGGGGTCATCCAAGCCAGTTCACTTTGGGAAGGCAACGAAATGCCTACCCTgcctggcctccctccctcctgcttggATCTCCTACCCCTGTGCTTGCCCtgctcccatccccacccctccaggGTGCCAGCCTCAGAATGTGCTTATGTGCTGGGTTCTGTTTCTGATGTTGTGCATGTGTCCATCTCCATCTGTCCCTCTGAATCTGCCTTTCAGTCCTGGTCTCTGTCACTCACTCTGTCTCACAGGTTCTGTCTCTATCTCTCCATCTCTATCTCTGTACAttctgtttctctgcatctcatgaACAGTGCCATCTTCTTCATACTGGTCTCgtgtctcctctctctctgtctctttccttctcttggtCACTAGTTCTCTTTAGCATCACTTCTCAGTCTCTCTGTCTTTAAATCTCAGCCTCTGATTAATCCTGTCTTCAGCTTCTTATGTCTCCCACTCCCCAGCAGCCCGCAGGGCTCACCAGAGGCTGAGGATGCCTGGGGCACAGGGCAAGGTGACAGTCAGCAGAAGCCATCGCCAGTCCCGTATGAGGTACCCGACCAGTGCCAACAGCATCACACCCCCTGTCCAGAAGGTGCCACTCAGGACACCTGCCACAGTACGGTGTCCCACATCCAGCCACTCCATCTCTGGTCCAGGGCAAGAGCCAAAGACAGAAAGGCCAGAAGGGTTCAGTTTCACCTTTTACCActgcctccctccagccctctAGGCCTTGCTCATCCTTTGCTTGCCTCACCCAGTGGCATCACGATGATGGTGAAGCCAGCCAGGGCTGCGCCAGTAAGGGTCCGGGTGATGGCGAACATAATGTAGCTGACTGAGGCTGCAGACACCAGGCCCAGCACTAGGGCACTCACATACGCCACCAGCAGCAGACGGCGCCGCCCAAACCTGTACGGGGTCATGCAGGGTCAACTCTCTGTAGAAGGGAAGTCCCAAGACAGAGGTAGACTAGGAGACTAGGCCCATACCCCCACTAATGGGAGAGGGTGCTCCACCCCACACCCTTATTGACCCTCCCACCTCACTCCACCTGTCAGACAGGTATCCAAAGGCCACGGCCCCCACCAGCACACCAGCAAAGAAGAAGGTAGAAATGGCTCTGTTCAGGCCTTTCTGCTCACACACGAGGTCCCACTGCAGGAAAGGCAGGGAGGGGCCTCCCATGGGCACAAGTCCCACTCCAGTTGGCACCAATTCCCCCTCTCCAGACTCTAGGGCCTTCTAAAGTCATCTGTGCCATCCTGGTACCTCTATGTCAGATAATAAACCCCCAACTATTTGCCCCAGCTTGGGGGGTGGGAGACTTTACCCTTTCCAAATTCTGCAGCCTCAGCTTCCCACGGAGGACATTGACCAAGACGTCAAGACTCCTACTCCTCCCTAGAGACTCTACTCCCATCTGCCCTCACCTCCAGTTGGATTACATAAATCCCACACCTGGGGCCcaaaaagaggaagggagagaaggaggccTCTATTGTTTCTCCACCTTTTACTACAGAAACACCCTTCTCAACTCCTGGAGCCATCTCAGACTTTCCCTGCCTTAATCACCTTTCTAATAATAATAGCAGGTCCCATGTACAGACTCCTTACTGCAAGCCAGTAACCAAGCTCAGTGCTTTAAATTCATAAACCCAGTCTACAGGTGGGTAAACTGAGGCTAACAGGGAAAGTAATGTGTCTAATACCCACCTAGTAATCACCTGAGACAATGGCAGGCCCATCCCACTCACACTTCCCCCAACCTCCCAGCTTGGGTACCTCAGTTGCAATGGTGGAAGAGAACTCCTTGTGGTCGTACTCCCAACCCTGGGGGCAGGGCACTGTGGAGGGCTCCTCAAGCTCCCCAGAACTCTGCCCCTCTTCCCCCAGCGTGGTGTTGgggagggcctgggggtgggtgAAGCGGAGGCAGGAGCTAAGTGTGCCATCAGGCTCCCGGGGCAGATGAGCCGCTAACCATGAGTCCTGATGGCTGAGGTTGGCAGGTATGCCAGGCAGGGCACAGTGGTGGTCAGGCACGGCAGCCAGGAAGATGGGCAGGAGGAAGTTCATGGGCAGCAGCACCCGGGGCAGGGCCAGCAGGGCCACGTTCCGTAGTTGGAAGGGCCCAAAGCCACCCACCTGGTCTAGTAGCTCCTCAAATCTCATGCTGCCCACCCACCAACTGTCCTTAGCACAGGTTCCCTCTGCAGTGCCCAGCGCACACCCACCACTTAGACCCTTGGACTCTGGAGGCGGGAACAGATGAACTAATGGGTGGAGAGCCTGCAGCCAGAATCCAGCCCTAAGGGGCTGGCCAGGGACTGGGCTGACCCTGCCACCCTGTCTCCAGAGATCTCTACCTGTG from the Manis javanica isolate MJ-LG chromosome 16, MJ_LKY, whole genome shotgun sequence genome contains:
- the SLC22A7 gene encoding solute carrier family 22 member 7 isoform X2, which gives rise to MRFEELLDQWDLVCEQKGLNRAISTFFFAGVLVGAVAFGYLSDRFGRRRLLLVAYVSALVLGLVSAASVSYIMFAITRTLTGAALAGFTIIVMPLEMEWLDVGHRTVAGVLSGTFWTGGVMLLALVGYLIRDWRWLLLTVTLPCAPGILSLWWVPESARWLLTQGRVEEAHKYLLHCARLNGRPAGEDSLSWETLNKVATRERVVRRPSYLDLFRTPRLRHISLCCMVVWFGVNFSYYGLSLDVSGLGLNVYQTQLLFGAVELPSKLLVYLSVRHAGRRLTLAGALLGTALSLGLRLVVSSEMLSWSTALAVVGKGFSEAAFSTAYLFTSELYPTVLRQTGMGLTALVGRLGGSLAPLAALLDGAWLSLPKLIYGGTALLAACTTLLLPETRQAQLPETIQDVERKGAPSSLQEEEMPMKQIQD
- the SLC22A7 gene encoding solute carrier family 22 member 7 isoform X1; its protein translation is MRFEELLDQVGGFGPFQLRNVALLALPRVLLPMNFLLPIFLAAVPDHHCALPGIPANLSHQDSWLAAHLPREPDGTLSSCLRFTHPQALPNTTLGEEGQSSGELEEPSTVPCPQGWEYDHKEFSSTIATEWDLVCEQKGLNRAISTFFFAGVLVGAVAFGYLSDRFGRRRLLLVAYVSALVLGLVSAASVSYIMFAITRTLTGAALAGFTIIVMPLEMEWLDVGHRTVAGVLSGTFWTGGVMLLALVGYLIRDWRWLLLTVTLPCAPGILSLWWVPESARWLLTQGRVEEAHKYLLHCARLNGRPAGEDSLSWETLNKVATRERVVRRPSYLDLFRTPRLRHISLCCMVVWFGVNFSYYGLSLDVSGLGLNVYQTQLLFGAVELPSKLLVYLSVRHAGRRLTLAGALLGTALSLGLRLVVSSEMLSWSTALAVVGKGFSEAAFSTAYLFTSELYPTVLRQTGMGLTALVGRLGGSLAPLAALLDGAWLSLPKLIYGGTALLAACTTLLLPETRQAQLPETIQDVERKGAPSSLQEEEMPMKQIQD